Proteins encoded by one window of Haematobia irritans isolate KBUSLIRL chromosome 2, ASM5000362v1, whole genome shotgun sequence:
- the LOC142224969 gene encoding uncharacterized protein LOC142224969 gives MFTKTEFKVRKITIREQLKVSQYDGGIRQINVEECIAKLKHYGSSVRIEALRNLRDAIAINHGIPMKFKELIWKRSSYVYEMDQMVFWNPQREPVKPYVHLWNGCNPEKRK, from the exons ATGTTCACAAAAACCGAATTCAAAGTGCGCAAAATTACAATTCGGGAACAGCTCAAAGTATCACAATATGATGGAGGCATAAGGCAAATAAATGTTGAAGAATGTATTGCTAAACTGAAACACTATGGTTCGAGTGTACGAATTGAGGCATTAAGGAATCTAAGAGATGCAATAGCAATAAATCATGGGATCCCTATGAAGTTCAAAGAGCTTATATGGAAAAGGTCATCATATGTCTACGAGATGGATCAAATGGTTTTCTGGAATCCCCAACGG GAACCGGTTAAACCTTATGTTCATCTTTGGAATGGCTGCAATCCCGAGAAGAGGAAATGA